The Rhinatrema bivittatum chromosome 4, aRhiBiv1.1, whole genome shotgun sequence genome window below encodes:
- the LOC115090436 gene encoding high mobility group protein HMGI-C-like → MSSHKETVAMQSPSSQEASPLPQPQKRGRGRPRKQQQDPIGPPPQKRPRGRPRESKVKEVLKAQHSAEKRPRGRPRKWPKHVVEKETSQEQPGEDVESLQSRPQKMIKSTNSKMLPH, encoded by the exons ATGAGCAGCCATAAAGAAACAGTGGCAATGCAGAGCCCATCTTCCCAAGAAGCTTCTCCACTACCTCAACCCcaaaagagagggagggggagacccAGGAAACAGCAGCAG GACCCTATTGGACCCCCTCCTCAAAAGAGACCCCGAGGAAGACCTAGGGAAAGCAAAGTCAAAGAGGTACTAAAG gCACAACACTCTGCTGAGAAGAGGCCAAGAGGGAGACCTCGAAAGTGG CCTAAGCATGTGGTGGAGAAGGAAACATCTCAG GAACAGCCAGGTGAGGATGTGGAAAGTCTTCAGAGCAGACCTCAGAAGATGATTAAATCAACAAACAGCAAAATGCTACCTCATTGA